A stretch of the Channa argus isolate prfri chromosome 9, Channa argus male v1.0, whole genome shotgun sequence genome encodes the following:
- the wars2 gene encoding tryptophan--tRNA ligase, mitochondrial isoform X2, whose translation MPPAGGRVFSGIQPTGVPHLGNYLGALENWVALQNQYPSVLYSIVDMHSITQPQDPNQLRSNILDMAASLLACGIDPERAILFQQSQVSEHAELSWILGCLTSMARLRHLPQWKMKSKLKSEGSVGLYTYPVLQAADILLYKSAHVPVGEDQVQHLELVQDLARIFNNRYGDLFPEPYALLSSTRKVKSLRDPTVKMSKSDPQTMATIAITDSPDAIALKIRRAVTDFTSEVTFDPDTRPGVSNLVTIHAAMARISVEEAVYQARGLDTGTYKKLVTEAVIQRLTPIREEIERLRSEPSHLEAVLVQGTRRARELAAPVLREVRQRVGFC comes from the exons ATGCCTCCAGCAGGTGGCCGTGTTTTTTCTGGGATTCAGCCGACCGGGGTGCCTCACCTGGGCAACTACCTGGGTGCTCTAGAAAACTGGGTGGCGCTACAGAACCAGTACCCTTCAGTGCTTTATAGCATTGTGGACATGCATTCCATCACCCAACCTCAGGACCCAAACCAGCTTCGCAGCAATATACTGGACATGGCGGCCAGCCTGCTGGCCTGTGGTATTGATCCGGAGAGGGCGATACTCTTCCAACAATCTCAG GTGTCCGAGCATGCAGAGCTCTCCTGGATCCTCGGCTGTCTGACCAGCATGGCCCGTCTACGCCACCTGCCGCAGTGGAAG ATGAAGAGCAAACTGAAGAGTGAAGGCAGCGTTGGTCTCTACACGTATCCTGTCCTCCAGGCTGCCGATATTCTCCTCTACAA GTCCGCGCATGTCCCCGTCGGAGAGGATCAGGTCCAGCATTTAGAGCTGGTTCAGGACCTCGCTCGCATCTTCAACAATCGCTACGGAGACCTGTTCCCTGAACCCTACGCCCTGCTGA GCTCCACACGAAAGGTCAAATCTCTCCGCGACCCCACTGTCAAAATGTCCAAGTCCGACCCCCAAACTATGGCGACGATTGCCATCACAGATTCTCCTGATGCCATCGCACTCAAGATCCGCCGTGCTGTCACTGACTTTACTTCTGAGGTCACCTTTGACCCAGACACCCGTCCAGGTGTGTCTAACCTGGTGACAATCCATGCTGCCATGGCAAGGATCAGCGTGGAGGAGGCGGTTTACCAAGCCAGAGGGCTGGACACAGGCACCTATAAGAAGCTTGTGACCGAGGCAGTGATTCAGAGGTTAACGCCCATTAGAGAGGAGATCGAGAGGCTTAGGTCTGAGCCCTCTCACCTGGAGGCAGTTCTGGTTCAGGGGACCCGCAGGGCCCGGGAGCTGGCCGCGCCGGTTCTCAGAGAGGTCAGACAGCGTGTTGGATTCTGCTAA
- the wars2 gene encoding tryptophan--tRNA ligase, mitochondrial isoform X1 produces the protein MALFMRANMKRLLRFILKFNSPKRLFCAGACHKNKMPPAGGRVFSGIQPTGVPHLGNYLGALENWVALQNQYPSVLYSIVDMHSITQPQDPNQLRSNILDMAASLLACGIDPERAILFQQSQVSEHAELSWILGCLTSMARLRHLPQWKMKSKLKSEGSVGLYTYPVLQAADILLYKSAHVPVGEDQVQHLELVQDLARIFNNRYGDLFPEPYALLSSTRKVKSLRDPTVKMSKSDPQTMATIAITDSPDAIALKIRRAVTDFTSEVTFDPDTRPGVSNLVTIHAAMARISVEEAVYQARGLDTGTYKKLVTEAVIQRLTPIREEIERLRSEPSHLEAVLVQGTRRARELAAPVLREVRQRVGFC, from the exons ATGCCTCCAGCAGGTGGCCGTGTTTTTTCTGGGATTCAGCCGACCGGGGTGCCTCACCTGGGCAACTACCTGGGTGCTCTAGAAAACTGGGTGGCGCTACAGAACCAGTACCCTTCAGTGCTTTATAGCATTGTGGACATGCATTCCATCACCCAACCTCAGGACCCAAACCAGCTTCGCAGCAATATACTGGACATGGCGGCCAGCCTGCTGGCCTGTGGTATTGATCCGGAGAGGGCGATACTCTTCCAACAATCTCAG GTGTCCGAGCATGCAGAGCTCTCCTGGATCCTCGGCTGTCTGACCAGCATGGCCCGTCTACGCCACCTGCCGCAGTGGAAG ATGAAGAGCAAACTGAAGAGTGAAGGCAGCGTTGGTCTCTACACGTATCCTGTCCTCCAGGCTGCCGATATTCTCCTCTACAA GTCCGCGCATGTCCCCGTCGGAGAGGATCAGGTCCAGCATTTAGAGCTGGTTCAGGACCTCGCTCGCATCTTCAACAATCGCTACGGAGACCTGTTCCCTGAACCCTACGCCCTGCTGA GCTCCACACGAAAGGTCAAATCTCTCCGCGACCCCACTGTCAAAATGTCCAAGTCCGACCCCCAAACTATGGCGACGATTGCCATCACAGATTCTCCTGATGCCATCGCACTCAAGATCCGCCGTGCTGTCACTGACTTTACTTCTGAGGTCACCTTTGACCCAGACACCCGTCCAGGTGTGTCTAACCTGGTGACAATCCATGCTGCCATGGCAAGGATCAGCGTGGAGGAGGCGGTTTACCAAGCCAGAGGGCTGGACACAGGCACCTATAAGAAGCTTGTGACCGAGGCAGTGATTCAGAGGTTAACGCCCATTAGAGAGGAGATCGAGAGGCTTAGGTCTGAGCCCTCTCACCTGGAGGCAGTTCTGGTTCAGGGGACCCGCAGGGCCCGGGAGCTGGCCGCGCCGGTTCTCAGAGAGGTCAGACAGCGTGTTGGATTCTGCTAA